One Bacteroidota bacterium genomic window, GACCGATTTCTGAATATATTATTTTCCTATTCCTCATTCAATCGTGCTAAACAAACCTATTTCACCGATTTAACCACTTTGGAACAAAACTTAACCTCCTATGAATTCGATCATGATACCAGCTTGTTTCATGCCTATTTGTTAAGAGGTACTTTCAGTAAAAGCAAGAAGGAAAGTAAATTCAATTACCAGTTGGGCTACGATTTTAATATTGAAAGTGGAGGTGGTAAACGCATACTGAATCAATCTCAAAATATAGGTGATTATGCTGCTTTTTTAAGTGTGAAATACAGCCCAAGCAATCTATTAACTTTTCAACCTGGTTTGCGATATGCCTATAATACACGTTATGAGGCACCTTTGGTTCATTCACTAAATATAAAATGGCAGGCAGCTCAAAAACTGCTGTTCAGAGCATCTTATGCAAGGGGATTTAGAGCGCCATCTTTAAAGGAATTGTATTTGTATTTTGTGGATGTAAATCACAACATTATTGGCAACGAAAATTTGCAGGCAGAATACGCTTATAATTTCAGTTTATCAGCAGCTTATAAATTCAGTAAATCAAAGCATAATTTTGGTTTTGAGACTTCTCTTTTTAATAATATTATCGAAAATATAATTACCCTTGCTGCCGAGGATGCCACTCACTATTCATATATTAATGTTGATCATTTTAAAACACATGGTGGTCAGTTTAATTTCACTTATCAGATGCACCCCCGATTTACAGTAAAGACGGGCTTTTCCTTAACCGGACGATATAATTCTTTTACAGATGAAAATCCGACATTAGCTGATTTTACCTATAGCAAAGATGTGAGTGCAAACCTAAGATACAAGAACGTAAAGTACAAGTTTTTCATTTCAGTTTATTATAAGTATAACGGCAAATTGCCACAATTTTATTTAAGTGATAATGGGGTGATAAGTGAAGGCTATATTAGCGATTATCACAGCATGGATATGTCGTTTGGAAGACGATTTGTGAAAGACAAATTGGAGGTATCAGCCGGTGTGAAAAATTTATTTGATAACACAAATATTGTAGGCATTGGCAGCAGTGGTGGAGTGCATACTGATGGAGGTGGAAACACACCTGTTGCATGGGGTCGAACTATGTTTTTCAAACTTGCTTATGTATTTAATACATATTAATGAAAACGAACCTATACATATTGTTTTTGATATTATCCATGGTTGGATTGCAGTCTTGTTTTGAAAAGGATGTGTTGGTTCCAAAGCACAATTCTGGAGATATACAATCTGCTGAAATTGAAATGGCTGAGGATTATAAGTATCAGGTTTATTTTGACTTGGGAACAAATAAAGTGATTTCCTCTAATCATAAAACCGATTGGGATCTGGCATTTGAGAGTTCAGATACCGGCTATAGTATCATTATGAACAATTCAAAATTCATGAAAATGCTTGTCGTTGGTGTAACTAATTTTTATGCTGCATTTGATACAACCGGAGGCAATTGGAAATTTGATGAG contains:
- a CDS encoding TonB-dependent receptor codes for the protein MSKRLVQKLFVISALVLLFSGELIAQDINIRVVNKYSREQLAFANICLENVLTKEKQFVTTNENGFVTVQANGRNIIVISYIGFENLIDTITASENLIFELLPSSYQENEFVVTAQYTPVKADQSIYKVKVIDVNQISEKGANNLSELLATELNIRTSQDNSLGSKMSMQGLSGEHIKLLIDGVPVIGRMDGNIDLSQLNLHNVDHIEIVEGPMSVIYGSNALAGAINIITKESKLARFSTAFDTYYESVGVYNFSGIISGKKKNHIYSISAARNFFGGYSETDSVRSKQWNPKRQYTTDAYYIYDLKKMKFKYSASFFHELLQDKGDLQAPYFENAFDQYFTTIRLANKLDFSAKLKSDRFLNILFSYSSFNRAKQTYFTDLTTLEQNLTSYEFDHDTSLFHAYLLRGTFSKSKKESKFNYQLGYDFNIESGGGKRILNQSQNIGDYAAFLSVKYSPSNLLTFQPGLRYAYNTRYEAPLVHSLNIKWQAAQKLLFRASYARGFRAPSLKELYLYFVDVNHNIIGNENLQAEYAYNFSLSAAYKFSKSKHNFGFETSLFNNIIENIITLAAEDATHYSYINVDHFKTHGGQFNFTYQMHPRFTVKTGFSLTGRYNSFTDENPTLADFTYSKDVSANLRYKNVKYKFFISVYYKYNGKLPQFYLSDNGVISEGYISDYHSMDMSFGRRFVKDKLEVSAGVKNLFDNTNIVGIGSSGGVHTDGGGNTPVAWGRTMFFKLAYVFNTY